A genomic stretch from Hypnocyclicus thermotrophus includes:
- a CDS encoding LPP20 family lipoprotein: MKKIYLVLAAIVLLVFTACSNNQTKGNNVMQKVDNSGMEEMVNYPAWVLDPSIEDGIGAVGSAKIGAAGVSFARQEALAQARDELARQIEVKVNNMFKSYTNAIGLAGEDGVEKIATNVSKQVASQTLRGTKQKELWISPDKELFVQVVLPNEILVDEAKNAFKNETPIGNSDRALWQEFKSEKAQKQLDYEIEKMVNNQ, translated from the coding sequence ATGAAAAAAATTTATTTGGTATTAGCAGCAATTGTTTTACTTGTTTTTACAGCTTGTAGCAATAACCAAACAAAAGGGAATAATGTAATGCAAAAAGTAGACAATAGTGGTATGGAAGAAATGGTTAATTATCCAGCTTGGGTATTAGATCCATCAATAGAAGATGGAATAGGAGCAGTTGGGAGTGCTAAAATAGGAGCAGCAGGCGTATCATTTGCAAGACAAGAAGCTTTAGCGCAAGCAAGAGATGAATTAGCTAGACAAATAGAAGTAAAAGTAAATAATATGTTTAAATCTTATACTAATGCTATAGGATTGGCTGGTGAAGATGGTGTAGAAAAAATAGCTACAAATGTATCAAAACAAGTAGCAAGTCAAACTCTTAGAGGAACAAAACAAAAAGAATTATGGATATCACCAGATAAAGAATTATTTGTACAAGTAGTATTACCTAATGAAATATTAGTAGATGAAGCTAAAAATGCGTTTAAAAATGAAACTCCTATAGGAAATAGTGATAGAGCTTTATGGCAAGAATTTAAATCAGAAAAAGCTCAAAAACAATTAGATTATGAAATTGAAAAAATGGTAAATAATCAATAA
- a CDS encoding transglycosylase SLT domain-containing protein, whose protein sequence is MKKRHFFNLFLLVLFSTSNVYSEENFDTYKKTQVGEYKEYKEDILKEYETYKKVFDEELKKYKENILKKWEDVKISDKKNWVLYSNDYNIRKSADFENNEIEVDIIVDEKTKDDEIKKIFIKEFASFILEDTETAYSKDKLFQSIDKKMKELNSKYVISNIEKIPVLSDIFLNKDSSKEVRYTQNDVKELVNISKENVEKGKIKEKKSKLKGKKIVSLNIKMPSDALLKKAKAFKNYVFSYSNREGIDPALVYAIIHTESSFNPMAKSYVPAYGLMQIVPRRAGIDASKKVYGYEKILSPSELYNSRKNIELGTAYINILYYRYLKNVENRESRYYLTVASYNTGAGNVAKAFVGTTNLNKAINKINKMSSKEVYNTLLRKLPYDETKNYLQKVTKRTNEYEKAINRGEL, encoded by the coding sequence ATGAAAAAAAGACACTTTTTTAATCTTTTTTTATTAGTTCTTTTTTCTACTTCAAATGTGTATAGTGAAGAAAATTTTGATACATATAAAAAAACACAAGTTGGAGAATATAAAGAATATAAAGAAGATATTTTAAAAGAGTATGAAACTTATAAAAAAGTTTTTGATGAAGAATTAAAAAAATATAAAGAAAATATTTTAAAAAAATGGGAAGATGTTAAGATTAGTGATAAAAAAAATTGGGTATTATATTCAAATGATTATAATATAAGAAAAAGTGCAGATTTTGAAAATAATGAAATAGAAGTTGACATTATTGTAGATGAAAAAACTAAAGATGATGAAATAAAAAAAATATTTATTAAAGAATTTGCTTCTTTTATATTAGAAGATACAGAAACAGCATATAGTAAAGATAAATTATTTCAATCTATTGATAAAAAAATGAAAGAATTAAATTCTAAATATGTTATTTCAAATATAGAAAAAATACCCGTGTTATCAGATATTTTTTTGAATAAAGATTCGAGCAAAGAAGTGAGATATACACAAAATGATGTAAAAGAATTGGTGAATATAAGTAAGGAAAATGTTGAAAAAGGAAAAATCAAAGAAAAAAAATCAAAATTAAAAGGTAAAAAAATAGTGTCTTTAAATATCAAAATGCCAAGTGATGCATTATTAAAAAAAGCAAAAGCATTTAAAAATTATGTGTTTAGTTATTCAAATAGAGAAGGAATAGATCCAGCACTTGTATATGCTATTATTCATACTGAAAGCAGCTTTAATCCAATGGCGAAATCATATGTACCAGCTTATGGACTTATGCAAATTGTACCTAGAAGAGCAGGAATAGATGCGAGTAAAAAAGTATATGGATACGAAAAAATATTATCACCGTCAGAATTGTATAATTCTAGAAAAAATATAGAACTAGGGACAGCATATATAAATATTCTTTATTATAGATATTTAAAAAATGTAGAAAATAGAGAAAGTAGATATTATTTAACAGTAGCGTCATATAATACAGGTGCAGGAAATGTGGCAAAAGCATTTGTAGGCACTACAAATTTAAATAAAGCAATAAATAAAATAAATAAAATGTCTTCAAAAGAAGTGTATAATACTTTACTTAGAAAATTACCATATGATGAGACAAAAAATTATTTACAAAAAGTTACTAAAAGAACAAATGAATATGAAAAAGCTATAAATAGAGGAGAATTATAA
- a CDS encoding LPP20 family lipoprotein — protein sequence MKDFNKVILFFIINITIFANITGYGNKITLEEAKKEALVNLANQISVKVDSEFYKEVNVDEKNNYSEKKSNKIKLTTIKEFLGVEFIINKLKSGYEVYAVLDKEDIPLYLNEIDKLNEKISYKLNIKEENLLKEKEKYKEVISLLEKIEDYRYILNGLGYSKNIKMIVSVTKIENNLEEIEKKLNEKKYLYIDIRKSFKNILYNDYLIKDLNRKLEYFANNNNIMITTNKTKGNIIVKINIDNNITEKTKPFYYNNKKISNGIYKNSLTVTIEIYDKRIGSIIGEKNINTTSKSVISKDSVIKNNIKKISAEINKEIKKALQTNKIVI from the coding sequence ATGAAAGACTTTAATAAAGTAATATTATTTTTCATAATAAATATAACTATTTTTGCAAATATTACAGGATATGGAAATAAAATTACATTAGAAGAAGCTAAAAAAGAAGCTCTTGTTAACTTAGCGAATCAAATTTCAGTAAAAGTAGATAGTGAGTTTTATAAAGAAGTGAATGTAGATGAAAAAAATAATTATAGTGAAAAAAAATCAAATAAAATAAAATTAACCACAATAAAAGAATTTTTGGGAGTAGAATTTATAATAAATAAATTAAAATCAGGATATGAAGTATATGCAGTATTAGATAAAGAAGATATACCTTTATATCTTAATGAAATAGACAAACTAAATGAAAAAATAAGTTATAAATTAAATATTAAAGAAGAAAATTTGTTAAAAGAAAAAGAAAAATATAAAGAAGTGATTAGTTTGCTTGAAAAAATAGAAGATTATAGATACATCTTAAATGGACTTGGATATAGTAAAAATATAAAAATGATAGTTTCTGTAACTAAGATAGAAAATAATCTTGAAGAAATAGAAAAAAAACTAAATGAAAAAAAATATTTATATATAGATATAAGGAAAAGTTTTAAAAATATTTTATATAATGATTATTTAATAAAAGATTTAAATAGAAAACTGGAATATTTTGCAAACAATAATAATATAATGATAACTACAAATAAAACAAAAGGAAATATTATAGTAAAAATAAATATAGATAATAATATTACAGAAAAAACAAAACCATTTTATTATAATAACAAAAAAATATCAAATGGAATCTATAAAAATAGTCTAACTGTAACAATTGAAATATATGATAAAAGAATAGGTAGTATAATCGGAGAAAAAAATATAAATACAACTTCAAAAAGTGTAATCAGTAAAGATAGTGTAATAAAAAATAATATAAAAAAAATATCAGCTGAAATTAATAAAGAAATAAAAAAAGCTTTACAAACTAATAAAATAGTAATATAA
- a CDS encoding PhoH family protein: MSVTYIVDTNVIIKNPYFTGDFKECKIILPINVLEELDKIKSREGNSGFRARQFFRYFKSLEQKGNLLEGIKIENNVILQTILYEGDMTKLPSSFDKDYVDNKLLAIMLDERYKNCILLTNDISMRVKASSLGIKSEVLDLSDKHKLDDLYNGVIEKKVDIDIVKKFYQNGGITLNELEIKEMYPNQFFYGYTDYDYNKIIGYYDSNKNLIRKLHYENYSPYGISAKDIRQKFAFEALLNPKINFITITSKQGCGKTFLAVAAAMHHVIESGQYEKIVIGKNTSPIDKWSYQGFTTGDTEEKLLTHFGNYITTFENIQAARNKKNKNGIDILNALKNQNKLEVLDISSVLGSSFLNKIVIIDEAQSFDIHAMRSIITRIGENSKLILIGDIAQQTISRLDPDKSGLYAAVEWLKELPETAHITLNKVHRSEFVEKASKIFDENIFG, translated from the coding sequence ATGTCAGTAACTTATATTGTAGATACTAATGTGATTATAAAAAATCCATATTTTACTGGTGATTTTAAAGAGTGTAAAATCATTCTTCCAATAAATGTACTAGAAGAACTTGATAAAATAAAATCAAGAGAAGGAAATAGTGGATTTAGAGCAAGACAATTTTTTAGATATTTTAAATCTCTAGAACAAAAAGGAAATCTTTTAGAGGGCATAAAAATAGAAAATAATGTTATACTTCAGACTATTCTATACGAAGGAGATATGACAAAATTACCTTCTAGTTTTGATAAAGATTATGTAGATAACAAATTGCTTGCAATTATGCTTGATGAAAGATATAAAAATTGTATACTATTAACTAATGATATTAGTATGAGAGTAAAAGCATCTTCATTAGGTATTAAAAGCGAAGTCTTAGATTTATCAGATAAACATAAATTAGATGATTTGTATAATGGAGTAATAGAAAAAAAAGTAGATATAGATATTGTAAAAAAATTTTATCAAAATGGTGGAATTACTCTAAATGAGCTTGAAATTAAAGAAATGTATCCAAATCAATTTTTTTACGGATATACTGATTATGACTATAATAAAATAATAGGGTATTATGATAGTAATAAAAATTTAATAAGAAAATTGCATTATGAAAACTATTCGCCATATGGAATAAGTGCAAAAGATATTAGACAAAAATTTGCTTTTGAAGCATTGCTTAATCCTAAAATCAATTTTATAACAATTACATCAAAACAAGGTTGTGGAAAGACATTTTTAGCAGTTGCAGCGGCTATGCATCATGTAATTGAATCTGGACAATATGAAAAAATTGTAATAGGGAAAAATACTTCTCCTATTGATAAATGGAGTTATCAAGGATTTACTACTGGAGATACTGAAGAAAAATTGTTAACGCATTTTGGAAATTATATAACTACTTTTGAAAATATACAGGCTGCTAGAAATAAAAAAAATAAAAATGGAATTGATATACTAAATGCATTAAAAAATCAAAATAAATTAGAGGTGTTGGATATATCATCGGTACTTGGAAGCAGTTTTTTAAATAAAATAGTTATTATAGATGAAGCACAATCATTTGATATACATGCTATGAGATCAATAATTACTAGAATAGGAGAGAATTCAAAACTTATTCTTATAGGAGATATAGCACAACAAACAATTTCTAGGCTTGATCCAGATAAATCAGGTCTTTATGCAGCAGTTGAGTGGTTAAAAGAATTGCCAGAAACAGCACATATTACATTGAATAAAGTGCATAGAAGTGAGTTTGTAGAGAAAGCAAGTAAAATATTTGATGAAAATATATTTGGATAG
- a CDS encoding AAA family ATPase, producing the protein MERKYIYEKVKKNIEILNKGLVEREEIISLAILAILSKENILLIGPPGTAKSEISRRVSSVIEKKKYFEYLLTKFTTPEEIFGPISIKNLENDIFKRVINGYMPDSHITFLDEIFKANSSILNALLTLLNEKIYHNGNNIEKSNLISIIASSNEIPLNEEELQALYDRFILKLTVEYVNDLKELVFIDEDDYNEKNIKKFTLKEIEEINNLSKNEKISDEIVEKIIKIKQEIEKEYENSNEVINEKISDRKFVKTIKLLKLVSFLNNKDEITIDDLIVLKNIFWSDPKNINRVKTIIINNICLTGKNYDKKINMIYNSWEENFEEIFKIQEKDSNGNLLYLDINGEKTTEVKGKIHLKDEFGDFLFFKGHREYIKIAKQLSSWDHDYEDTGIITIDGRKIWKYEFSNIQIIKTNKNNVEGYEKLFEIGKLKPLLLSGYNEFIKKNLKLSEDKKEKLETITINIKKEYKIVFEKYNEISKIYNEIKKYIYNNLFIVEKDKDYVIKKIENNKKNIELIVEKYNKLLEKINMVKK; encoded by the coding sequence TTGGAAAGAAAATATATTTATGAAAAAGTAAAAAAAAATATAGAAATTTTAAATAAAGGGCTAGTAGAAAGAGAAGAAATAATATCATTAGCTATACTTGCTATATTATCAAAAGAAAATATTCTTTTGATAGGACCACCAGGAACTGCTAAAAGTGAAATATCACGGCGAGTATCATCTGTAATAGAGAAGAAAAAATATTTTGAATATTTATTAACAAAATTTACAACTCCTGAAGAAATATTTGGACCAATATCAATTAAAAACCTTGAAAATGATATATTTAAAAGAGTAATAAATGGATATATGCCAGATTCGCATATAACATTTTTAGATGAAATATTTAAAGCTAATTCATCTATATTAAATGCATTACTTACTTTATTAAATGAAAAAATATACCATAATGGAAATAATATAGAAAAATCTAACCTTATTTCAATAATAGCGTCATCAAATGAAATCCCTTTAAATGAAGAAGAATTACAAGCTTTGTATGATAGATTTATTTTAAAATTAACAGTTGAATATGTAAATGATTTAAAAGAACTAGTATTTATAGATGAAGATGATTATAATGAGAAAAACATAAAAAAATTTACTTTAAAAGAGATAGAAGAGATAAATAATTTATCGAAAAATGAAAAAATATCAGATGAAATAGTAGAAAAAATCATTAAAATAAAACAAGAAATAGAAAAAGAATATGAGAATAGTAATGAGGTTATAAATGAAAAAATATCAGATAGAAAATTTGTAAAAACAATAAAACTTTTAAAATTAGTTAGTTTTTTAAATAATAAAGATGAAATAACCATAGATGATTTAATTGTTTTAAAAAATATATTTTGGAGTGATCCTAAAAATATAAATAGAGTAAAAACTATAATTATTAATAATATTTGTTTAACAGGAAAAAATTATGATAAAAAAATAAATATGATATATAATTCTTGGGAAGAAAATTTTGAAGAAATTTTTAAAATTCAAGAAAAAGATAGTAATGGAAACTTATTATATTTAGATATTAATGGAGAAAAAACTACAGAAGTAAAAGGGAAAATTCATTTAAAAGATGAATTTGGAGATTTTTTATTTTTTAAAGGACATAGAGAATATATAAAAATAGCAAAGCAGTTATCATCATGGGATCATGATTATGAAGATACTGGGATTATTACAATAGATGGTAGAAAAATATGGAAATATGAATTTTCAAATATTCAAATAATAAAAACAAATAAAAATAATGTTGAAGGTTATGAAAAATTATTTGAGATCGGGAAATTAAAACCTTTGTTATTAAGTGGCTATAATGAATTCATTAAAAAAAATTTAAAATTATCAGAGGATAAAAAGGAAAAACTAGAAACAATAACTATTAATATAAAAAAAGAGTATAAAATAGTTTTTGAAAAGTATAATGAAATAAGTAAAATATATAATGAAATAAAGAAATACATATATAATAATTTATTTATTGTAGAAAAAGATAAAGATTATGTTATAAAGAAAATAGAAAATAATAAAAAAAATATAGAATTGATAGTAGAAAAATACAATAAATTATTAGAAAAAATAAATATGGTGAAAAAATGA
- a CDS encoding vWA domain-containing protein, producing MKNIENLTKIEKIKEMFNNEIADDNEFNNVIWINYIEDREIREKVALNQFIKLYLGEKKDFIEVDSILNRGIIILDKFFDYTKNNLEFTKKLIKDFFFKIKEDIIKNNINFNIEEFINKIDKTRYNYKKKQFDKMKNLYLNNELTIEEIEKYKLQALKDIKNIKDSSKIKNLYEKIKDSKNKWSEILKKYEEFYEDYYKKIEKLKEVWGNNSITASLGWDLSNSDFSMENINNLIKIEKFIRIEDNKEINKLLKKLGKSKVDTNKIKSNRIRKRINFRSNNEILGITRSSDITRVLSSEYTLLNNKLLKYYFYQKYIESELLSYRLADNKNEDNKNNKRNEGPFIICLDTSSSMEGLPEILSKSITIDIIKQAKKQKRDIYLIMFGSIDEVIELKIDYTKENSIRLLKFLQKKYYGGTDFVTPIKKSFELIDNKKIENADILMISDGLVKIPNDFIKKINETKQKRDIKIYSLIINTEKIKDKFSDEVYYYKYKNSEKKVDRKVTRREISFYADDLSLFID from the coding sequence ATGAAAAATATAGAGAATTTAACAAAAATAGAAAAAATAAAAGAGATGTTTAATAATGAAATTGCAGATGATAACGAATTTAATAATGTAATCTGGATAAATTATATTGAGGATAGAGAAATCAGAGAGAAAGTGGCACTCAATCAGTTTATAAAATTATACTTAGGTGAAAAAAAAGATTTTATAGAAGTGGATTCAATATTAAATAGAGGTATAATTATATTAGACAAATTTTTTGACTATACAAAAAATAATTTAGAATTTACAAAAAAACTCATAAAAGATTTTTTTTTTAAAATAAAAGAAGATATAATAAAAAATAATATAAATTTTAATATAGAAGAATTTATTAATAAAATTGACAAAACAAGATATAATTATAAGAAAAAACAATTTGATAAAATGAAAAATTTATATTTAAATAATGAATTGACTATAGAAGAAATAGAAAAATATAAATTACAAGCTCTAAAAGATATAAAAAATATAAAAGATAGTAGCAAAATAAAGAATTTGTATGAAAAAATAAAAGATAGTAAAAATAAATGGAGTGAAATATTAAAAAAATATGAAGAGTTTTATGAAGATTATTATAAAAAAATAGAAAAATTAAAAGAAGTATGGGGAAATAATAGTATAACAGCTTCATTAGGATGGGATTTAAGTAACTCAGATTTTTCTATGGAAAATATAAATAACTTAATTAAAATAGAAAAATTTATAAGAATAGAAGATAATAAAGAAATAAATAAATTATTAAAAAAATTAGGAAAAAGTAAAGTAGATACAAATAAAATTAAATCTAATAGAATAAGAAAAAGGATTAATTTTAGAAGTAATAATGAAATATTAGGAATAACTAGAAGTAGCGATATAACAAGAGTTCTTTCTTCGGAATATACATTATTAAATAATAAATTATTAAAATATTATTTTTATCAAAAATATATAGAAAGTGAATTATTATCATATCGATTAGCTGATAATAAAAATGAAGATAATAAGAATAATAAAAGAAATGAAGGGCCTTTTATTATTTGCTTAGATACATCTAGTAGTATGGAAGGATTGCCAGAAATTTTATCAAAATCAATAACAATAGATATTATAAAACAAGCTAAAAAACAAAAAAGAGATATTTATTTAATAATGTTTGGAAGTATTGATGAAGTAATAGAATTAAAAATAGATTACACAAAAGAAAATAGTATCAGATTATTAAAATTTCTACAAAAAAAATATTATGGTGGAACAGATTTTGTAACACCAATAAAAAAATCATTTGAATTAATTGATAATAAAAAAATAGAAAATGCAGATATACTTATGATAAGTGATGGACTTGTAAAAATTCCTAATGATTTTATAAAAAAAATAAATGAAACAAAACAAAAAAGAGATATAAAAATTTATTCATTAATTATAAATACTGAAAAAATAAAAGATAAATTTAGTGATGAAGTATATTATTATAAATATAAAAATAGTGAGAAAAAAGTTGATAGAAAGGTAACAAGAAGAGAAATATCATTTTATGCAGATGATTTATCATTATTTATTGATTAA
- a CDS encoding thiamine diphosphokinase — translation MKKAIIVLNNKFDININFDNYDVYCADGGANYLYEIKKIPKLIVGDMDSIKKEILKYYIEKNVKIEKYPKDKDITDGELIIKKIYNKYEEIIVLGAIGGKNSHFLTNLYLLEKYPKIKYFNNNEEVFIIEKNCILKNYQNKEISFIPIDKMIKLTLKGFKYNLNNKDVERGSSLLVSNIGILNELEIKFEKGKMICIINDFI, via the coding sequence ATGAAAAAAGCTATTATAGTATTAAATAATAAATTTGATATAAATATAAATTTTGATAATTATGATGTGTATTGTGCTGATGGAGGAGCAAATTATTTATATGAAATAAAAAAAATCCCTAAATTAATAGTAGGAGATATGGATTCTATAAAAAAAGAAATATTAAAATATTATATAGAAAAAAATGTAAAAATAGAAAAATATCCAAAAGATAAAGATATAACTGATGGAGAATTAATAATAAAAAAAATATATAATAAATATGAAGAAATAATAGTTTTAGGTGCTATTGGTGGGAAAAATTCACATTTTCTAACAAATCTTTATTTGTTAGAAAAATATCCTAAAATAAAATATTTTAATAATAACGAAGAAGTTTTTATTATAGAGAAAAACTGTATTTTAAAAAATTATCAAAATAAAGAGATATCTTTTATACCAATTGATAAGATGATAAAACTTACTCTTAAAGGGTTTAAATATAATTTAAATAATAAAGATGTTGAAAGAGGGAGCTCTCTTTTAGTGAGTAATATAGGAATTTTAAACGAATTAGAAATAAAATTTGAAAAAGGTAAAATGATATGTATAATTAATGATTTTATATAA
- a CDS encoding thiamine ABC transporter substrate-binding protein has protein sequence MKKILLIFLLLSNFIFGETLTVYIPDAMKWMEKEIKDSFESQYGVELKFVKFEGAAKIVSRLKLEKINPKADIVVGLSSSTLALAKKEEILKQYKPVNSNKIKDIGLVIDKDYFATTFDYGGLAIIYAPDRLKQVPTSFNDIIKLDKSLIVEDPRTSTTGQDFLLWTIAIYKDNWKEFWEKLKPAILTITPGWSEAFNKFEAKEAPMMVSYATDGAYSTYYYGGTSYKALIPNEGGYVQIEGAAIINKKDIKDSAYKFIEFLLSDEFQEKIPLNQWMFPVTNVKLPAAFDYAEEIKNPVTVSGEDISNNLEKWLKEWEELMKK, from the coding sequence ATGAAGAAAATATTATTAATATTTTTATTGTTATCTAATTTTATATTTGGAGAAACGTTAACTGTATATATACCAGATGCAATGAAATGGATGGAAAAAGAGATAAAAGATAGTTTTGAATCACAATATGGAGTAGAATTAAAGTTTGTAAAATTTGAAGGTGCAGCTAAAATAGTATCAAGGTTAAAACTAGAAAAAATAAATCCAAAAGCGGATATAGTAGTAGGACTTAGTAGTTCTACATTAGCACTAGCTAAAAAAGAGGAAATATTAAAGCAATACAAGCCAGTAAATAGTAATAAAATAAAAGATATAGGACTTGTAATAGACAAAGATTATTTTGCAACTACATTTGATTATGGAGGACTTGCGATAATATATGCACCAGATAGATTAAAACAAGTACCTACTAGTTTTAATGATATAATAAAATTAGATAAATCTTTGATTGTAGAAGACCCAAGAACATCTACAACAGGACAAGATTTTTTATTATGGACAATAGCAATATATAAAGATAATTGGAAAGAGTTTTGGGAAAAATTAAAACCAGCTATTCTTACGATAACACCAGGATGGAGTGAAGCGTTTAATAAATTTGAGGCTAAAGAAGCGCCTATGATGGTAAGTTATGCTACTGATGGAGCTTATTCAACATATTATTATGGTGGGACATCTTATAAAGCACTTATACCAAATGAGGGTGGATATGTACAGATAGAAGGAGCAGCTATAATAAATAAAAAAGATATAAAAGACAGTGCATATAAATTTATAGAATTTTTATTATCAGATGAATTTCAAGAAAAAATACCTTTAAATCAATGGATGTTTCCTGTAACTAATGTAAAATTACCTGCAGCATTTGATTATGCTGAAGAGATAAAAAATCCTGTAACTGTATCTGGAGAAGATATTTCTAATAATCTTGAAAAATGGTTAAAAGAATGGGAAGAATTAATGAAAAAATAG
- a CDS encoding ABC transporter permease: MKKRFNKLNLIYLLLWIIPFYIFGRDFFKFKRIDNSTVNVILFTVYQAFISSGFAFLIAIFPSYYVASHNNNISKLIKTTLFIPFLFPVVSAITAFSIIGNFMILKKIGFLYSLKAIIVANVFYNTPIFIKYISIAIQRIPKNLEETLEIEGIKGIKKFLYIDLPLILPSVFRAFFLVFTYCFTSLGIVLGLGGIKYSILEVEIATIMMSSLDFSKAFLLGIIQFIILSFINVINNIIPHYELEKSEIKKYKINILGKIIVILFIILEYIVLIISFLFSVYNFYDNKFTLRGIKNLFSKEFNIDYKIIDAFKNTTLIAIITAIIVIIFTYVFIKNENKYSNFILMGTFGISNAFIAIALIYLNILYNIPYIILLIIGFFYITVPLAYSFLHHPIKTIKNEIIEASKIDGANTFDLFFKIEFPILKNSFISVFIQIFAIIFGEFSLVYTMQISDYFPVISVVNYSLASDKKIFESMALSSIVLLIIFTLFYLSEKLSDEEKR; this comes from the coding sequence ATGAAAAAAAGGTTTAATAAATTGAATCTAATATACCTCTTACTATGGATTATACCTTTTTATATATTTGGTAGAGATTTTTTTAAATTTAAAAGAATAGATAATAGTACAGTTAATGTGATATTATTTACAGTATATCAAGCATTTATTTCATCAGGATTTGCATTTTTAATAGCAATATTTCCATCTTATTATGTAGCATCACATAATAATAATATATCAAAATTAATAAAAACAACCCTTTTTATACCTTTTTTATTTCCAGTAGTATCAGCAATTACAGCATTCTCTATTATTGGAAATTTTATGATTTTAAAAAAAATAGGATTTTTATATAGTTTAAAAGCTATAATTGTCGCAAATGTATTTTATAATACACCAATATTTATAAAATATATCTCAATAGCAATTCAAAGAATACCGAAGAATTTAGAAGAAACATTGGAAATAGAGGGAATAAAAGGTATAAAAAAATTTTTATATATTGATTTACCATTAATTTTGCCCTCTGTTTTTAGAGCTTTCTTTTTAGTTTTTACTTATTGTTTTACTTCACTTGGAATAGTTTTAGGACTTGGTGGAATAAAATACAGTATTTTAGAGGTAGAAATAGCTACAATAATGATGTCTAGTTTGGATTTTTCAAAAGCTTTTTTACTTGGAATCATTCAATTTATAATATTATCTTTTATAAATGTAATAAATAATATTATTCCACATTATGAATTGGAAAAAAGCGAGATAAAAAAATATAAAATAAATATATTAGGTAAAATTATAGTAATATTATTTATAATTTTAGAATATATTGTATTAATAATTTCTTTTTTATTTTCAGTATATAATTTTTATGATAATAAATTTACATTAAGAGGAATAAAAAATCTTTTTAGTAAAGAATTTAATATTGATTATAAAATAATTGATGCTTTTAAAAATACAACACTAATAGCGATAATAACAGCAATTATAGTAATAATTTTCACTTATGTATTTATAAAAAATGAAAATAAATATAGTAATTTTATACTTATGGGAACATTTGGTATATCAAATGCATTTATAGCAATAGCTCTTATCTATCTTAATATTTTATATAATATTCCATATATAATATTATTAATAATAGGATTTTTCTATATTACAGTACCACTTGCATATTCATTTTTACATCATCCTATTAAAACTATAAAGAATGAGATAATAGAAGCAAGTAAAATAGATGGAGCTAATACTTTTGATTTGTTTTTTAAAATAGAGTTTCCTATATTAAAAAACAGTTTTATATCAGTATTTATACAGATATTTGCTATAATTTTTGGAGAATTTTCACTTGTATATACTATGCAAATAAGTGATTACTTTCCTGTAATATCAGTAGTGAACTATTCTTTAGCTAGTGATAAAAAAATATTTGAAAGTATGGCATTAAGTAGTATAGTTTTATTGATTATATTTACATTATTTTATCTTTCTGAAAAATTGAGTGATGAAGAAAAAAGATAA